DNA from Lactobacillus sp. ESL0791:
GCTAAGCTAGAATATTTGCTCGCATGCGCAGCTAAAGAAACAGGTGATTGCGATGCAGGCTAAACTTACTTTGGTTAAGATCGGAATCAAGAAGGGCTTTTCGTCTAAGTACGCCCTTGTTTTCTATCTTTTTTCGGCTTTAATTTCGGTTATCGTCCAATACTTTTTATGGCAGGCAGTTCTTGTCGGTCGGCCCGTTTCCGAGTTTAGGCAAACGGTCAGTTATCTGGTCTTGATGCAGCTTTTGACAATACTGTTTCCGAAAACAAGTTATGATATCAACGATGAGGTCAGAACGGGTGACATTTCAGTCAGCCTGCTCAAACCAATTTCGCTCTTTGATAAATATTTGTTTGAGGGGATTGGTTATTCACTTGCTAAACTTGTAATAGTCGGTCTACCCGAAATTTTAATTTACTTCTGCTTGCTTGACTTCAAGTTTTCAGTAACTGCTTTTTTAATGGTGACGATCGCGGCAATTTTTGCCTACCTGCTTTATTTTGAATTGGAACTGGTTATTGGCAGTTTTTCATTTTATACCTATAGTATCTGGGGCATTGCAACCTTTAAGTCGGCAATTTTGCTGATTCTGTCGGGGAACGACTTTCCGGCCAATTTTTATCCGGCGTTGATTAAGCAAATTGCTGGCGTGCTGCCTTTTCAGTATACTTTTGGCAGTGTAGGTTTGCTTGCACAAAATCCAAGCGGGCATTATTTCCTCCAAGTTATTTGCTGGCAGATATTTTATCTGTTTGTACTCTACCTTATTTACAATTTATTGTTTAAGCGGTCGCTTGACCGGCTTGTAATTCAAGGAGGTTAGAGCATGAGATATTTTAGATTGGCTTATGTTTATTTAAAAACAAATCTGAAGTCGTTAGCAATCTATGATGTTGATTTTTACTTTGCGATTATCGGGATGATGGTACAGAATGTGCTCAATATTGTTGCCCTGCGGTTTTTATTCAATCTGGTGCCGACGATTAAGGGCTTTACGTTCACGCAGTTGCTTTTGACTTACGCACTTGCTACCTTGTCATTTGCAATTTTCCGCTGCTTTTTCATCAATACCCTGAACATTTCTGACCATATTCATGAAGGTTCGCTTGACCAGATTCTGGTAAAACCGGTTAATCCACTTTTTCAGTTGATTAATGAACGAGTTGATGAAGACGCGTGGGGTGACTTATTAGTTGCATTGATTTTACTAATTGTTGTGGATCACTACCTGAAAAATCCTTGGTACATCACGCTGATGTTTATTTTTATTTCACTGTTTACTTCGTTAATCTTCCTGAGTCTGGCCCTGCTAGGCAACATGGTCTCGCTGCTGTCAAACGGACTTGCGGATTTAGCTTCAAGTGTCTTTGACTTTTTTGAGTTAAGTAAGTACCCACTGGCAATTTATTCAGGGATATTAAAAGTGTTTTTGACTTTTGTGCTGCCGCTTGGCTGGGTGGCGGCAATTCCCCAAGAAAAAATTGCGGTTCATCATGAATGGCTGTGGTTGGTTCTTATCCCGTTGGTTTGTGTTTTATTCTTTATATTGGTCTACCAAGTTTGGCGTTTGTTTTTGAATAATTATCAAAGCACAGGAAGCTAAATAAGTAGAACTTGGTGCACGCACAGTGTTAATTTTTCTGATTATAAAAGAAATAGGCTGTTCCCTATTGGAATAGCCTATTTTTGTAGTATTATGATTATAGAAGAAATTACTTTTGAGGTGAATGTCATGAAAAAAAGTAGAATAAGTATCATGTTGATAGCGGCTTTACTAGTCATTGCACCGGTAATTAATATTAGTCAGGTGCAGGCGGAAACTACTACGCAAACGCCAAAGACTGGTCAGGGCACATTAATTTTAAGTCATGATGCAAATGTTTATGATAAAAATGGTAATCGTTTAACTACTTATGCAGGCGGCAGCGCCGAATTGAAAGCGGGGACATCGGTCAAGCATGTTAAACGGATTAAAGCAATCAAGAATCCGTACAATAAGCGTTATTCCTTCCATGATAGCCAATGGAAATGGTATTACCTGCCTTTTACAATTTTTAATGGTAAAAAATACTATGCGATCGCTGATGGCGGCTACATTAGGGCAAGCAAGGTGCAGCAAATTGATGGGCACTATCTTTATACCAACCGGGTTAAATATCAGGTAGGTTCTGAATTTCGCGGCGGTATTCAGGTCTTTGACAGTAAAGAAAAAAATAGGAAAAGGGTACTCAAGCCGGGACAGCGGGTGATTTTGGATCGGTCTGCTAATGACGTGGATCTTTATGGTCATAGTATTGATGGTGACGATGATGGGCTGAATTACCGCCTCAAGGGCACCAATCAATTTATTGACCTTGATGCCAATCCGGGCAAGCAGCTTTTGCTGCCAATGAGTAATTATATGGATGTTTACTTGCTGAACGATGCATACCTTTACACCGATAAGGGTGAAAAAGTTATCCATCATGTTGATCCTTCTAAAGAAATCGATTTGGGCAATGAAGACAAAGCAAATGCCCAATCATCTTTTGCTCGCAAACTGGTGAAGGGCGATTTGCAGCCAGTTGCTAATGCACTTTACATTTGGGTGCCTGAAGACCAAAAGGCTGAACTATTCTATGAATTGCAAAATAAGAGTATTTACGCGGAAGATGCATCTGAACTATTTGTTAAGGCTGCAGATGTTAAGTATGCTTATGGACCGAAGGTAAAGCCAAGTAATACGGCAAAGGATGCCGAGGCTAATAAGCAAGAACAATAAAAATTGAAAAAAATTAATGCTGGTGAAAATATTATTTTTCACCGGTATTTTTTTGCGTTGATTAATAAGCTGCACTTTTTCTACTTTTTATTTGGAACGAAATGTTAAAGTTTTAAACTGCCTGTTAAGCAAGAGTAAATTTTATGTTACTGTATAGCTTATAGGATAAAAAAATCCTAACTATAAACTATGAGGTGCAAAATGAAAAAGAATAAAAAAATAATTACAATGTTGTCAGCTGTACTGCTACTGACTGCGCCAACAACAGCAGCTGCCACTGGTAACCAGGCTCACGCAGCGCAAACTGACCAACAAGCAAATGAAAAACAGGGCAAACTGACTTTGAATCACAATACCCGTATTTACAACAAGAAAGGGCAAAAGCTGTGGAGTTACCGTGGCGGCAGCTCGCTACTGAAAAAGAACACGGCAGTTACTTATGCAAGTACTGTGCAGCCAATTTCTGATCCGAGCACCAAGCGGTTTTCATACCATGACGATAACTGGGATTGGTATTACTTACCATATAAGATGATTAAGGGACAGGAATATTACAGTATTGGTCATGGGGGCTATGTAAAAGCGGCTAATGTTGAACAAATTAATGGCTGTTATCTTTATGCTAGCTATCTAAAACTTCCAAGACTTCCGAAGGAATACTCTGAAGTACAGATTTTAGATAAAGATGGCAAAACAACTGGTAGAAAAGTTACTTTAGGCCGCCCATTAACTTTAGACAGAAGTACTGACAATGGAGGATTAAATGGTAGATATGCTGATGATGACGGTGATACCTCATATTTTAGAATTAAGGGGACAGATAATTTTGTCGGGCTAGATACTGCAGACGTTGTTCAGGGCCGGCAATTATTGCTGCCTTATAGCAATTATATGAATGTTGTATTCACCAATGCAGTAGATTTATATACAAGCAAGGGTGAAAAAGTGGTCCGTACGACTAATACTGGCAATCAAGGGATAATTCTTGGTAATCAGTCACAAACAAAAGTAGATGCTCCGACTACGGCCCAGATTGGTAAAGGTCGAATTGAAATAGTCTCTAAGGAAATTTATCTTTGGGTGCCAGAAGAGCATAAAGCTGAACTGTTTTATCAACTTCAAGCTGATGATTTGTCTCATGAATTTAAAACAGATTTGTTTGTTAAAGCAACTGAAGCTAAATACGCATATGGACCACAGCTAATGCCAAGTAATACGGCGGAAGATGTGCAAGCTCCTACTGTACCAAATAAATAGTCATAATTAATGTTAAAACCAGTTGCTGTTGTAGGTAGCTGGTTTTTAGTTTAAATATAGATATAGCAAATATTGATTTTAAATTTATTCTTGCTATACTTAAAATATGAAAAAATAAAAATTTAAGAGTTATACTCGACTTGATAGACATAATGAATTTAAGGAATTTTATCAAGCTTTGAATAAAAGTGTCTGGGAAAAAACTAGATACGAAAAGGAACGTTAGTTTTTAATATTAACGTTCCTTTTTGGATATAAATAATTAATCGGATTATGCTGCAAAAAACTTATCTAAGTTAAAAATAATTCCAGCAATATTCGATTTTTATAGATGTGTTTAAAGCATATCTATAAAAATTAGAGTTTTTTCCCAGACACTTTCTAATCCAAGTTAAGTGTATGAATAACTTATTTAATGTTTTAAACCGGAATGATTCTGGCAGCATTCGATTTTTATGGATGCGTTTAAAGCATATCTATAAAAATTAGAGTTTTTTCCCCAGACACTTTAATATAGTGAGCTCAGCATAGCAATAATTAGTCAAGATGCTTGAGGTTCCAACCTTAGATCACGATATTTTAGCCTCTCTTGCTGTAAATTATTTATAGAATTCATGAAGTTTTTCAGAATAATGTACTGGAAGCTTATGGTTAAAGTAGTAAGCCTTAATCTTGTCTTTCTTATTATTAAAGATTAAGGCCCGATAAGTCTTGCCTTTGTAAGTAAGATGAGTAAGAGACAGGTATTGTTTGTAAGTTGGGGTCTTGGTACCTGGATAGATCAAATATTTATTGGAATTGTATTTCTTCACGGTTACCTCATGCGGATAAGGCTTGGTACCAGTACTATAGAAAGCTTCAGTTGTTTTAGTATATTTTTGAATAGAATAGGTCTTGCCATAATCGAGTTGGTACCACTTGCCCCAGAATTTTTTAGGAATCGTGTGACTAACTTTGACCGGGAGCTTGATCGGATTTACCAAGTTTCTGCTTAAAAAGTGTTCAATTTAATATTGCAATTCTCGATAATTTTTTACACAAATTAAAATCAAAACCTAGAATAATCAAAATCATTTATTTCATAGCACCAACAGATAGAAAATAGACTTTGATTGAGTTAAGTTATCTGCTGTTAAAGATAATTGATTTTTAATTTTAATGAAATTCTAAAGCTTTGAATTTGAATATTAATTAATACTACTTTTGTACTAAACTCTATCTTATAGAACGAAAAGTGTAATCATGCTTTTGAGGTAAAAAATGAAAAAGAATAAAAAATTAATTACGATGCTGTCAGCAGCAATGATAATGACTGCTCCGGCAGCGATAGTTGCTAACAGTAATCAAACTTACGCTGCGCAAAGCACTGACCAGCGAACAAATGAAAAACAAGGGACGTTGACCTTGAATCATAGTACCCGCGTTTATAATAAAAATGGACAAAAATTGCGGAGTTACAATGGCGGCAGTTCACTACTGAAAAAAGGTGCGGCAATTGCTTATTCTGGCAAGGTGCAATCAATTACCGATCCAAGCAGTAAGCGATATTCTTATCATGATGATGAATGGAATTGGTTCTATCTTCCATATAATACGATCAAAGGTCAAGAATACTACAGTATTGGTCATGGAGGTTATGTTAAGGCTGTAAATGTAAACAGTATTAATGGAAACTTTCTTTATGTAGATAATGCTGCTGGCGTAACAAAAGAATTTGGTAAGCAAAAAATTTCTCTTTATGATTCTCATGGGAAAAAATTAGATAAATATTTGGGATCTAATCAAAAGATAATTATTGATAGAATTGCCACTGCAGACAGTTTTGATTCAATGATTGATAACTTAAATGGTACAGCTACTTTTTATCGAATAAAAGATACTAATGAATTTGTTAATACGTATGCTATTAAAACAAATTTAAGGCAAAAACTACAAGTATTTAGTGATTATACACAAGTTTATTTTGTAAATGATGCAAAAGCATATACTAAATTAGGTAAAACAACAAATACCACCTTTAAGAAGGGCGATATTTGTTCAATATCAAACGTTGCTACAAGTATGAGTGACCCTGATGACAACAAGACAGAAACATTCTATCGAATATCTGATAGCACTAATTTATTCATTAAAGCAAACGATGTTAAATATATTAGTGGTCCTAAGCTTAATTCTTTAAACTAAGGAAACCTTGCTTTAAGCAAAAGAACTAGGAATTAGTTCCAAAAATTATATTTGCATTTAATAATTTTCTAGTTTAAGGAGTTATTAAAATTTTACTCTGAGGTAAAAGATGAAAAAGAATAAAAAATTAATTACGATGCTGTCAGCAGCAATGATAATGACTGCTCCGGCAGCGATAGTTGCTAACAGTAATCAAACTTACGCTGCGCAAAGCACTGACCAGCGAACAAATGAAAAACAAGGGACGTTGACTTTGAATCATAGTACCCGCGTTTATAATAAAAATGGACAAAAATTGCGGAGTTACAATGGCGGTAGTTCGCTACTGAAAAAAGGTGCAGCAATTGCCTATTCTGGCAAGGTGCAATCACTTACCGATCCAAGCAGTAAACGGTATTCTTATCACGATGATGAATGGAATTGGTTTTATCTTCCATATAAGACTATTAAAGGCAAGGAATACTACAGTATTGGTCATGGTGGCTATATTAAGGCAGTAAATGTTAAAAAAATCAATGGCCAATTTGTTTATATTAATGAGATTAATGGCTCAACAGTAGAATCAGGTGGACACTCCAAAATAGCTCTCTATGACAGCCATGGTAGACAACTTGATAAGTACCTAAAACCTGGTAAAAAATTAATTTTCGACAGAACAGCCAATATTGATGATTTTGATGCGATGAACGATGTATACAATGGTATACCGAATTTTTACAGAATAAAAAACACTGATGAATTTATAAGTACACATTACACTAAAGTCAATTTAAGACAAGAATTACATTGGTTTAGTGATTATACGCAAGTTGGCTTTATAAATGATGCTAAAACATATGATAGATCAGGTAAAATAACAAAGACAATTTTTAAAAAGGGCGATATTTGTACAGTATCACGTGCTGTAAGCACGATAGATCCGGATACTAATACGACCGTAACTTTTTATCAAGTATCTAATGATACAAATTTGTTTATTAAAGCATCCGATGTTAAATATATTGATGGACCTAAATTGGATCTAAGTAATACGGCAGAAGATGTCCAAGTTCCTACTGTACCAAATAAATAGTCATAATTAATGTTAAGGCCAGCTACTGTTGCAAGTAGCTGGTTTTTAGTAGTTATTTGATCAAGCATGTCTTAGTGTGATAAAATTTTTTGATTTGGCAAAAATATATGTCGAAATTGTTTAAACAAGCTTAAATTATAAAAACTTATAATAATTATGACTGCAAAAAGGTGGCATAATGAAGTCAATTAAGTGAAAGAAAGTGATGATTATGGCAATTAGTACAACTACGGTGCGCATGAATGCCAATCTTAAAGATGAATTGACTAAAGAACTAAATAATATTGGGTTAAGTGTCAACGCCTATTTTAATTTAGCTGCAAAACAGTTGGTACTTCAGAAAAAAGTTCCTTTTGAAGTTCTTACAGAAACAGAGGAACCTTCTGAGAAAACTAAAAAGGCCCTGATTTTAGCTGAAGCAAAAGAATTAGGGTTAATATCTGATGATACGCCTGAATTTAATAATGTCGATGAATTAATGAAATTTTTGAACAAATGACTTACAAATTGAAACCAGAGCCGTAGTTTAAAAAGGATTATCAAAAACTTAAAAAGACTCATCCAGAACTGATTGTGGATTTACGTCAGGCACTTGAACAATTAACAATATTTGGCATGGTAAATATGTCTTATCAACCGCATTTGCTCAACCATCTTAAAGAAAAATACAGTGGCTTTTATGAATTTCATTTGGCAGATGGCAAAGTTGATGTACTTGTCATTTATATGCCGCATAAAACTGAACCCGCGATTAGATTGATTAGAATTGGTAGCCACAATGATTTATTTCATGAAACTACTAAATAAAAATTCAATTATCTTAAGCCAGTTACTTAATTAGTGAGTAACTGGTTTTTATATTCTGTATAATTTTTCTAAAAAAAGCCCCAACCAGTTGATTAGTTTGGTTAACCAACTGCTGGGGTTTAGTAATAAATAGAAAGATTATCTATATTTGCAAAATACCATCTAATTTTGAACGAGTAGAGTCAGATAAATGATGGGTGATCATCAAAACAGTCAGCGAAGGATTGCTAACTAAGTTTTTTTCAATTTTCCGTGCCTTTTTCTTATCTAAAGCCGAAGTTCCTTCATCCATAATGATAATATTTGCGCCACTAATCATCCCTCTGGCCATTGCGATCCGCTGCTTTTGTCCACCCGACAAATTATTGCCGCTTTTGCTGATAACTGTGTCAATGCCATTAGGCAGAGCAGCAATAAATTCGCTGAGCCCAGCCTGTTCAATAACCTGTGTCAGCCGTTTGTCAGAGAAAAATCTTCCTAGCAAAATATTTTCTTTAATTGTGCCGTTAAAAATAAAGGGATTTTGGCTGATTATTACCATCAGGTTTCTGAGTGCTTCAGGCGCGATTTTTTGCAAATCAATGCCGTCAAATAAAATTTGGCCGCGATATGAAGTGATGCTTCCCGTGAGTAGCTTACTTAAAGTGGTTTTCCCTGAACCAGATGGGCCAATAATAGCATATTTTTTATTCTTTTCAATCGTAAAATTAATGTCCTTCAGAATGTCACTACCTTCTAGATAGTGAAAAGACAGATTTTTAATTTGGATGTCATGCTTAAACGAAGAAACAACTATTTTATTATTATGGGCGTCTTTGACTTTGATGGTATTGAACTTTTTAAACAGTGGATTGATGGCTTTGTAGTCAATATAACTGATTGTGATGCCAGTTATTCCGGCAAAGACGCTTCCTGCACAAGTCTGGGTCGCCATAATTGAACCCACGGGCACGAGTTTTGCCAAATATAAAATTCCGGTCAAACCTATGATTGCAATCTGACAAAAAGTGCTGTAAGCGTTAATAGTCGCTGTCATACACCCATCAACTTGATTGTATTTATTGGCGTAAAGTTCAATATCTTTGGAACCTTGATGAATTTTTTTAACAATGCGTTTTTCCAAATTCAATAGGAGCAAGTCATCAAAACCGTTGATGGCATCTGTAAAAAGATTCATGCTTCTTTCCAGTGCCTTGCTTTGTGCCAATGATTTTTGCTCAATGGCTTTATTGAAAAGTTTGGGGAGAATTGTCATGATTACTGTCAAAATTAGTGTCAGGATAACCAGTGAATAGTGATAATACATCAGGCCAGAGATGGCGAAAATAAAACCAGAGACACCGGAAATAATATCAAGCAGATTTTGGAAGCCTTGCTGATTAATTATTTGAATGTCATTAGTAAGCCAAGATTCAAAATCAGCGGGATTTTTTCGGTGAAAGTCACTGTAAGACAGTTGGGAAATGTTGCTTGCAATGTCCGTTCTGATCATTGTGTCCATTCTCTGCATGGCTTTTTTGCCGAAATATAATTCAGCGAAAATTCCTAGGCAAAAGATTAATAATAGGATGATTTGAATAAGCAACCATTTGCCAAAGCCGGGAAGATTATGACTGACCAGTTTTGTAATGGCGTTTGCCGACGCAAAACCTGCAAGGACTTCGGATAAGCTGCGTAAAATTACGCAGACCGCAGCAAATAAGTTACCTTGCCAATTTTGCAAAAGGTATTTTTTAATTGTCAATGTTTTGTACCTCACTAAATTAATTACTGATCGAATAACCAATAAAAAATTTTAGAAGGTAGGTGTCATTATTAGGAAGTACATAAAAGGGGCCTCATATTCAATATTTTGTCGCTTAAAATACGACAAAAAATATGCGCTTATTTATTTTGTGAGTGCTGATAGATATTAAATTAAGATAATTTTTACAAAGATCTTTCTGTAAGCAAACATTTGCGACTCCCACTATGATTTTTAAAGTTATGAAAAAACTTAATTGTTAAAATTTGATCAGCTAAAGTATATGCTTGCAAATTATATTTTGTCAACTTGCTTTCTCAACAAAAATTATTTACTAATGTTGTTGTAATAATAGATTTTAAAATCTAAAGTGTATATTTATTTGTGTACACATGATAAAATGTAAAATGAGGTGAATTAACATGACAAATTCGATCAAGGCAGTCACAACAAGAGAATTACGGCAAAACTTTAAAAAATATGCTGATGAAGTCGCTGATTTTGGCGAAACAGTGATCGTGACCCGTCCAGAAAATAAAAATGTCGTCGTTATTTCTGAAGAAGAATATAATTCTTGGCAAGAAACGGATTATTTCCTTAAATCAAAGGCTAATCGCAAGGCATTAAAAGAATCAATTGCACAGCTTGATCGTGATGATTCCAATAATCATATTTTAACGCCGGAAGAGTTTGCGAGTTTGGCAAATGACTAAACTTGGGGTATTGTTTTCTGCAAATGCTTGGCAGGAATATCTTGAATGGAAAAGGGAAAATAAGCTGCTCAGTAAAAGAATTGATAAACTAATTCTTGATACGGTGCGGCATCCCTTTTCTGGTTTAGGAAATCTGGAACCGCTGAAACATGACCTAAGTGGATTTTGGTCGCGAAAAATTAATGCAGAACACAGGATGGTCTATGGTGTAACTAGCAAACAAATTGAAATTATCCAACTTAAATATCACTATTAAAAGTAAATCATTGGTCACAGGCTTAAAAATGCTTGCGATCATTTTTTTGCTCTTTCATGCACCCGGCTACTGTTTATTGCCAAAATATTATAAAATAAAAGTAATGGGTAGCGAATTTTAGAAAGGCAATTCCTTATGAAAAATATTCCGGTAGTAATGATTATCTTTGGCGGCAGCGGCGACTTGGCGCACCGCAAGCTTTATCCTGCATTATTCAATCTTTATGAACAAGGGCTGATTCATGACGATTTTGCGGTGATTGCCACAGCCAGAAGGCCATGGTCGCATGATTATCTGCGCGAGCAGATCAGTGATGCCATCCATGAAACGCACGCTGAAGTAAACGAAAATGATGTGCATGATTTTGCTAGTCATTTTTACTATCAATCACACGATGTCACTAACGTTGAACATTACCAAACGCTGAAAAAATTGGCTCAGGATCTTAATGACCGTTATAGCGCTGAAGGTAATCGCATTTTCTACATGGCGATGGCCCCACGTTTTTTTGGCACAATTGCCACGCATATTAATGACCAGCATCTGACTAGTACCGGCTTTAACCGGATTGTTGTTGAAAAACCGTTTGGACACGATTTAGCCTCGGCCGAGAAGCTGAACAAACAGATCAATGCCTCATTTAAGGAAGATGATGTTTTTCGGATTGACCATTACTTAGGCAAAGAAATGGTGCAGAACATTTTGCCGCTGCGCTTTACCAATCCATTGATTAAAAACATCTGGAATACTGCGACCATCAAGAATATTCAGGTAACCTTGTCGGAGCAGCTGGGAGTTGAAGCCCGGGGCGGCTACTACGAAACTTCGGGTGCGTTGCGCGACATGGTGCAAAATCATATCTTTCAGATTATTACCCTGCTAGCGATGCCCCAGCCCCAAAATTTAGAGGCTGCTAGCATTCATGCTGCCAAGCAGGAATTATTAGATAGCCTGCTTATTCCGACTAAAGAGGAAGTAATGCAGCATTTTGTGCGCGGTCAGTATCTAGGAACGGATAACACGTTTGGTTACCGGCAAGAAGCTAATGTTGCGGATAATTCGCTTACTGAAACCTATGTTGCTGGTGAAATCAAGTTTGCCAAAGGTCCTGTTGCTGGAGTGCCGCTTTATTTCCGCACGGGCAAGGAAATGAAGGAAAAGAAAAGTCGGATTGATGTGGTGTTGAAGCACCAATCCAATCCATACGGCAGTGTTCATTCCAACAATTTAACGATTGAAATTGACCCGCAGATGTGCATTTATTTGACGATTAATGGCAAAAAAATCACTGAGCCGGGAATCCGGCGAGAAAAACTTGCTTATTCATTTTCTAAAGAAGAATTGGCCCAGGTGCCTGATGGCTATGAGCGTTTGCTGCGGGATGTTTTTGTCAACGACTCCACTAACTTTACCCACTGGAGCGAACTAAAACGTTACTGGCAGTTTATTGATGCTGTTGAAAATGTTTGGGCCGAAGATAACCAGTCCGCCCAGCCGCAGATGAGTGAATACCTGCCATACCGCATGGGACCAAAAGCCGCTAATCATATTTTTGAGTCGGCCACTGAGCACTGGATTTATGAATGAAAAAGAAGGCGACCTGCTGCCGCGCAATGATACGCACAGGCGGATTATTCACCTTGACATGGATGCGTTTTATGCATCAGTTGAAACCCGCGATAATCCGCGTTTAGCCAAAAAAGCACTGATTGTTGGACGTGATCCCCGCGAAACTAACGGTCACGGGGTGGTGACTACGGCTAATTATGTGGCCCGCAAATACGGGGTGCATTCGGCAATGCCGACGATGAAGGCCCTGCGGCTGATCCCGCGTGACCAAATTGTTTTTGTCACACCCAACTTTCCCAAATACCGGGCTGTTTCCGCTGAAATTCACCAGCTGATGCACGAAATAACTGATCAGGTGCAGTC
Protein-coding regions in this window:
- the zwf gene encoding glucose-6-phosphate dehydrogenase gives rise to the protein MKNIPVVMIIFGGSGDLAHRKLYPALFNLYEQGLIHDDFAVIATARRPWSHDYLREQISDAIHETHAEVNENDVHDFASHFYYQSHDVTNVEHYQTLKKLAQDLNDRYSAEGNRIFYMAMAPRFFGTIATHINDQHLTSTGFNRIVVEKPFGHDLASAEKLNKQINASFKEDDVFRIDHYLGKEMVQNILPLRFTNPLIKNIWNTATIKNIQVTLSEQLGVEARGGYYETSGALRDMVQNHIFQIITLLAMPQPQNLEAASIHAAKQELLDSLLIPTKEEVMQHFVRGQYLGTDNTFGYRQEANVADNSLTETYVAGEIKFAKGPVAGVPLYFRTGKEMKEKKSRIDVVLKHQSNPYGSVHSNNLTIEIDPQMCIYLTINGKKITEPGIRREKLAYSFSKEELAQVPDGYERLLRDVFVNDSTNFTHWSELKRYWQFIDAVENVWAEDNQSAQPQMSEYLPYRMGPKAANHIFESATEHWIYE